In the genome of Ctenopharyngodon idella isolate HZGC_01 chromosome 19, HZGC01, whole genome shotgun sequence, one region contains:
- the LOC127501606 gene encoding E3 ubiquitin-protein ligase TRIM39-like isoform X8, with the protein MEESSPTSTKARKTRRKSNDNVPPSMSSSSSPLTEELQCSICLDVFTDPVTTPCGHNFCKTCLNKCWDNSQTCNCPYCKETFKIRPDLKINTTLRELVDHYKKKSPKKKPEVLKKPEVLCDVCEERKLKALKSCLGCQSSYCETHLEPHLRVAGLKKHKLINPVRNLEDYICQKHERPLELFCRDDQTCVCLSCTEGLHKNHNTVSLEEESEEKKTQLMKTQKDVQQMIQHRIKKIQDVKHSAEVRKRNTEEEKAARVELFTDLIRSIERCQTELLEMMEEQQKAAEKQEEELIEELEQEITELKMRNTELEQLSHTEDHLHLLQIYSSLCSSRNTRNWSEISVKTDESLETVRRALTQLQDTLQEKLTLTDLKRMQQYEVDVTLDPDTAHPNLILSDDGKQVRCGDIRQKLPDKPERFDRYAIVLGKEGFSSGRFYFEVQVKGKTEWTLGVVRESIDRKGEFTLTPSNGYWTVALRNGNEYKAGAGPSVSLSLRVKPQRVGVFVDYEEGLVSFYDVESSSHIYSFTGQSFTDKLYPYFSPCLNDGGKNSTPLIITPVK; encoded by the exons ATGGAAGAATCTTCACCAACATCAACAAAAGCAAGAAAAACCAGGAGAAAGAGTAATGACAATGTTCCTCCAT CGATGTCATCCTCCAGCAGTCCACTGACTGAGGAGCTTCAGTGCTCGATATGTCTGGACGTGTTCACTGATCCAGTCACCACTCCATGTGGACACAACTTCTGCAAGACCTGTCTGAATAAGTGCTGGGACAACAGCCAGACCTGCAACTGTCCATACTGTAAAGAAACATTCAAGATCAGACCTGATCTCAAGATTAATACCACACTCCGAGAGCTCGTAGATcactataaaaagaaaagtcctAAGAAAAAACCTGAAGTTCTGAAAAAACCTGAAGTTCTGTGTGACGTCTGTGAGGAAAGAAAGCTGAAAGCCCTGAAGTCGTGTCTGGGGTGTCAGAGCTCTTACTGTGAAACTCACCTGGAGCCTCATTTGAGAGTGGCAGGTTTAAAGAAACACAAACTGATCAATCCTGTGAGGAATCTGGAGGATTATATATGTCAGAAACATGAGAGACCTCTGGAGCTGTTCTGTAGAGATGATCAgacatgtgtgtgtctgtcctgCACTGAAGGACTTCACAAGAACCACAACACTGTTTCTTTagaagaggagagtgaagagaAGAAG ACTCAACTGATGAAGACACAGAAAGACGTGCAGCAGATGATCCAGCACAGAATCAAGAAGATTCAAGACGTCAAACACTCAGCAGAAGTCAGAAAA AGAAACACAGAGGAGGAGAAAGCAGCCCGTGTCGAGCTCTTCACTGATCTCatccgctccattgagagaTGTCAGACTGAACTGCTGGAGATGATGGAGGAGCAGCAGAAAGCAGCAGAGAAACAGGAGGAAGAGCTCATTGAAGAGCTGGAGCAGGAGATCACTGAGCTAAAGATGAGAAACActgagctggagcagctctCACACACTGAAGATCACCTCCACCTCCTACAG ATTTACTCATCCCTGTGCAGCTCTAGAAACACCAGGAACTGGTCTGAGATCAGTGTGAAGACTGATGAGAGTCTGGAGACTGTGAGGAGAGCTCTGACTCAACTGCAGGACACTCTACAGGAGAAACTCACACTAACTG ATCTGAAGAGGATGCAGCAGTATGAAG TGGATGTGACACTGGATCCTGATACAGCTCATCCAAACCTCATCCTGTCTGATGATGGAAAACAAGTGAGATGTGGAGACATTAGACAGAAACTCCCAGACAAACCAGAGAGATTTGATAGATATGCAATTGTCCTGGGAAAGGAGGGATTCTCCTCAGGGAGATTTTATTTTGAGGTGCAGGTGAAGGGAAAGACTGAATGGACTTTAGGAGTGGTCAGAGAATCCATTGACAGGAAGGGAGAGTTTACACTGACTCCCAGTAATGGATACTGGACTGTGGCTCTGAGGAATGGGAATGAATATAAAGCCGGTGCTGGtccctctgtctctctgtctctgagaGTGAAGCCGCAGCGGGTCGGTGTGTTTGTGGATTATGAGGAGGGTCTGGTCTCCTTTTATGATGTGGAGTCCAGCTCTCATATCTACTCTTTCACTGGTCAGTCTTTCACTGACAAACTCTATCCATATTTTAGCCCGTGCCTTAATGATGGAGGTAAAAACTCAACTCCACTGATCATCACACctgtcaaataa